In Silene latifolia isolate original U9 population chromosome X, ASM4854445v1, whole genome shotgun sequence, the following proteins share a genomic window:
- the LOC141620646 gene encoding oleosin L-like has protein sequence MADYMQHGGQGQQLIKHYGQRQHLMAQEVIKSATSATAGGSLLVLSGLTLTGTVIALIMATPLLVIFSPVLVPTVITAFLLVAGFLASGVFGIAGLSTLAWIYRLMMGGRLPGEDELEMDRMKLKGRDVKDTAQYYGQQAMGGVHHHTSTA, from the coding sequence ATGGCAGATTACATGCAGCATGGCGGGCAAGGGCAGCAGCTGATCAAACACTACGGGCAGCGTCAACACCTCATGGCCCAGGAAGTGATCAAATCAGCCACATCAGCAACAGCAGGTGGGTCACTCCTGGTACTATCCGGGTTGACTCTAACGGGTACGGTCATAGCCTTAATAATGGCAACACCACTCCTAGTGATATTCAGCCCGGTCCTAGTCCCGACCGTCATCACCGCCTTCCTCCTGGTTGCTGGGTTTCTGGCCTCGGGTGTGTTCGGGATTGCGGGTCTGTCGACTTTGGCGTGGATATATCGGCTGATGATGGGTGGACGGCTGCCGGGGGAGGACGAGCTGGAGATGGATAGGATGAAGTTGAAGGGTAGGGATGTTAAGGACACGGCTCAATATTATGGGCAGCAGGCTATGGGTGGTGTTCATCATCACACTAGTACTGCTTAG